A genomic segment from Limosilactobacillus sp. encodes:
- a CDS encoding mucin-binding protein: MHLSHGTKATTQTVKVTRKINYVDQNKQQLSQPVTEETTLTGTGTIDLVSGQLVKPLVWTGNTSLAAQTSPVINGYHLVSVDRDSKDNRNVDAVTVNHETDSYDVYVIYAANGKIIPVTPDGNPIAGAEQPQYSTDPKNPAGVTPNEKVPTIPGYTPSTSTVTPTDPGQNTNVVYNQQQVAEIVYLDQDDNNAQLATSGQLSGAAGSVIDYAQQNQAEITKLENKGYKLINNGFPTGAVYDNNGKTVQRFEVIMGHATMTVTPTNPGKPGTPINPNDPTGPKYPAGTDPDGLTATSTQTVEYIGAGDQTPDEITKTLTFTRTKTIDKVTGQVVDSTEWTPSTQNFPVIGTPQIKGYTPDYQYVGGDSVGPNSTKKYTVTYTKDTMPTVNDQHAQVRYLDQDNGNSEIANTNSGDLTGKPGTAINYSTGSTLTKLINQGYVLVNNGFDYGGQVEYFDNNDSTNQVFIVTLKHGTKDITPTTPGDPGQPINPNDPQSPKYPSGTDKQSLIAHGTQTVHYVGAGDQTPKDSVTTVDFGHNLVLDKVTGQIVRDNGWQPLTQHYQVIDTPAIAGYTPDRQYVGGDTVSIDNPNRVYTVTYVKNNQGSQTSQGSQSQGSQTSQGSQSQGSQTSQGSQSQGSQTSQGSQSQGSQTSQGSQSQGSQTSQGSQSQGSQTSQGSQSQGSQTSQGSQSQGSQTSQGSQSQGSETSQGSQSQGSQTSQGSQSQGSETSQGSQSQGSQSQGSQTSQGSQSQGSQTSQGSQSQGSQTSQGSQSQGSQTSQGSQSQGSQTSQGSQSQGSQTSQGSQSQGSQTSQGSQSQGSETSQGSQSQGSETSQGSQSQGSQTSQGSQSQGSETSQGSQTSQGSQSQGSQTSQSSQSQGSQTSQGSESQGSQTSQGSQSQGSQTSQSSQSQGSQTSQGSESQGSQTSQGSQSQGSQTSQGSQSQGSETSQESQSQGSQTSQGSQSQGSQTSQGSQSQGSETSQGSESQGSQTSQGSESQGSQTSQGSQSQGSQTSQGSQSQGSQTSQGSQSQGSETSQGSQSQGSQTSQGSQSQGSETSQGSESQGSQTSQGSESQGSQTSQGSQSQGSETSQGSQSQGSQTSQGSESQGSQTSQGSQSQGSQTSQGSQSQGSQTSQGSQTSQGSESQGSQTSQSSQSQGSQTSQGSQSQGSQTS, translated from the coding sequence ATTCATCTTAGCCATGGCACTAAGGCGACAACGCAAACGGTTAAGGTAACGCGGAAGATCAATTACGTAGATCAAAACAAACAGCAGCTGAGTCAGCCGGTTACGGAGGAAACCACCTTAACAGGGACCGGGACCATTGACCTGGTTAGCGGCCAACTGGTAAAGCCATTAGTTTGGACTGGCAACACTAGTTTAGCTGCGCAAACTTCTCCGGTAATCAATGGCTACCACTTAGTCAGTGTTGACCGGGACAGCAAGGATAACCGGAACGTCGATGCAGTCACGGTTAACCACGAAACCGACTCCTATGATGTTTACGTGATTTACGCTGCCAACGGCAAGATTATTCCGGTTACGCCGGACGGCAATCCAATTGCTGGAGCGGAGCAACCGCAATATTCAACTGATCCTAAGAATCCGGCTGGAGTAACGCCGAATGAAAAGGTTCCGACGATTCCGGGCTATACCCCATCAACGTCAACGGTCACGCCGACTGATCCGGGGCAGAATACGAATGTTGTTTACAACCAGCAACAGGTTGCTGAAATAGTTTACCTTGACCAGGATGATAATAATGCCCAATTGGCAACTTCGGGTCAGCTTTCTGGTGCAGCTGGCAGTGTCATCGACTATGCTCAGCAGAACCAGGCGGAAATTACAAAGCTGGAAAACAAGGGTTACAAGCTGATCAATAATGGCTTCCCAACTGGTGCTGTTTATGATAATAATGGCAAGACGGTTCAGCGCTTTGAAGTCATTATGGGCCACGCTACGATGACGGTCACGCCGACTAATCCTGGCAAACCGGGCACGCCAATTAATCCGAATGATCCAACCGGCCCGAAGTATCCGGCTGGGACGGATCCAGATGGTTTAACGGCAACCAGTACTCAGACGGTTGAATATATCGGTGCTGGTGACCAGACGCCAGATGAGATAACAAAGACGCTCACCTTTACCCGGACGAAGACGATCGATAAGGTAACGGGCCAGGTTGTTGACAGCACGGAATGGACACCAAGCACCCAGAACTTCCCGGTTATTGGCACGCCGCAGATCAAGGGTTACACCCCGGATTACCAATACGTCGGTGGTGATTCCGTTGGTCCAAACTCAACTAAGAAGTACACCGTTACCTACACTAAGGACACGATGCCAACGGTCAACGACCAGCACGCCCAGGTTCGGTACTTGGATCAGGACAATGGTAATAGTGAAATTGCCAATACTAATTCTGGTGACTTAACGGGTAAGCCGGGCACGGCCATCAATTATAGTACTGGGAGTACGCTAACTAAGCTGATCAATCAAGGCTATGTCTTGGTAAACAATGGCTTTGATTACGGTGGACAGGTCGAATACTTTGACAACAATGACAGCACCAACCAAGTCTTTATTGTAACTTTGAAGCACGGGACGAAGGACATTACGCCAACGACGCCTGGTGATCCGGGTCAGCCAATCAATCCGAATGATCCGCAAAGCCCGAAGTACCCAAGCGGCACTGATAAACAGAGCTTAATTGCTCACGGCACTCAGACGGTTCACTACGTTGGGGCCGGTGATCAAACGCCAAAGGACAGCGTTACGACAGTCGACTTTGGCCACAACTTAGTTCTTGATAAAGTTACCGGTCAAATCGTTCGCGATAACGGCTGGCAACCACTGACCCAACACTATCAAGTTATTGATACGCCAGCGATTGCCGGTTACACGCCAGATCGTCAGTATGTCGGTGGCGACACAGTTTCCATTGATAATCCAAACCGGGTTTACACGGTTACCTATGTAAAGAACAATCAAGGTAGCCAGACGAGCCAAGGTTCACAGAGTCAAGGCAGCCAAACTAGCCAGGGCTCACAGAGCCAAGGTAGTCAGACCAGCCAAGGTTCGCAAAGCCAGGGCAGCCAGACGAGCCAAGGTTCACAGAGCCAGGGCAGCCAAACTAGCCAAGGCTCACAGAGTCAAGGTAGTCAGACGAGTCAAGGTTCGCAGAGCCAGGGCAGTCAGACGAGCCAAGGTTCACAGAGTCAAGGTAGTCAGACAAGTCAAGGCTCACAGAGTCAAGGCAGTCAAACTAGTCAGGGCTCACAAAGCCAAGGTAGTGAGACAAGTCAGGGCTCGCAGAGCCAAGGCAGCCAGACGAGCCAAGGCTCGCAGAGTCAAGGCAGTGAAACGAGTCAAGGCTCGCAGAGTCAAGGTTCGCAGAGTCAAGGTAGCCAGACTAGTCAAGGCTCACAGAGTCAGGGCAGTCAAACGAGTCAAGGCTCACAGAGCCAAGGCAGTCAGACGAGTCAAGGTTCGCAGAGTCAAGGCAGCCAGACGAGCCAGGGCTCACAGAGTCAAGGTAGTCAGACGAGTCAAGGTTCGCAGAGCCAGGGTAGTCAAACTAGCCAGGGTTCACAGAGTCAAGGCAGTCAAACTAGCCAGGGTTCACAGAGTCAAGGCAGTGAAACGAGTCAAGGCTCGCAGAGCCAGGGCAGTGAAACGAGTCAGGGTTCACAGAGTCAAGGTAGTCAGACAAGTCAAGGCTCACAGAGTCAAGGCAGTGAAACGAGTCAAGGCAGCCAAACTAGCCAAGGTTCGCAGAGTCAAGGTAGCCAAACGAGTCAAAGTTCGCAAAGTCAAGGCAGTCAGACAAGTCAGGGCTCAGAAAGTCAAGGCAGTCAAACTAGCCAAGGTTCGCAAAGTCAAGGCAGCCAGACAAGTCAAAGCTCGCAGAGTCAAGGTAGTCAAACTAGCCAGGGCTCCGAGAGTCAAGGCAGCCAAACTAGCCAGGGCTCACAGAGTCAAGGTAGCCAGACGAGTCAAGGTTCACAGAGCCAGGGCAGTGAGACGAGCCAAGAATCGCAGAGTCAAGGTAGTCAGACTAGTCAAGGCTCACAGAGTCAGGGTAGCCAGACCAGCCAGGGATCGCAAAGCCAAGGCAGTGAGACAAGTCAAGGTTCAGAAAGTCAAGGTAGCCAGACCAGTCAGGGTTCGGAAAGTCAAGGCAGCCAGACAAGCCAAGGTTCGCAGAGCCAAGGCAGCCAGACAAGCCAAGGTTCGCAGAGCCAAGGCAGCCAGACAAGCCAAGGTTCGCAGAGCCAAGGCAGTGAAACCAGTCAAGGCTCACAGAGTCAGGGTAGCCAGACTAGCCAGGGTTCGCAGAGCCAAGGCAGTGAAACCAGTCAGGGCTCCGAGAGTCAAGGCAGTCAGACAAGTCAAGGTTCAGAAAGTCAAGGTAGCCAGACCAGTCAGGGTTCACAGAGCCAAGGCAGTGAAACCAGCCAAGGATCGCAGAGTCAAGGTAGTCAGACTAGCCAAGGCTCCGAGAGTCAAGGCAGCCAGACCAGTCAAGGTTCACAGAGCCAAGGTAGTCAGACCAGCCAGGGCTCGCAGAGTCAAGGTAGTCAAACGAGCCAAGGCAGTCAGACTAGTCAGGGTTCCGAGAGCCAGGGCAGCCAGACCAGCCAAAGCTCACAAAGCCAAGGTAGTCAGACCAGTCAAGGTTCCCAGAGTCAAGGCAGTCAGACCAGCTAA
- a CDS encoding mucin-binding protein — protein MTITYVDPDGNPITTDTVTGKGGQPINYDQTKTITELENKGYDVTNITNPTTGQNFDNNPSVDQTYTVTVKHGTAQLGPNDQHEPGTPINPNDPNGPKWPAKDTYSKDYTYTVHFVGPNGETLTGDNVQTSTWTRTVTVDKVTGKVISGTDWTPSQKKYSDVQVPVVDGYYTTQKTITGQPAVQKNISTTVSYQKLGQIIPVDQNGKQIGTGQTYQNDPNDPTKIAENQTVPSVNGYTPTNNTVTPTAPGENTTVTYTKNGDNGSTINGGNTNTGQNNNGTTNGSSTTNGGQNTSGTTNGSSSTNSDQTTNGNTSSNQNTTAEQGTNSGTFNGNGTYNGNTAGNGQTGNGGGYAGTVANGLQGQAANTVSGTSNATSDGGNNITLPQTGNDADTSAILAAAGIELAGALGLAGLAAKKKREN, from the coding sequence GTGACTATCACGTACGTTGACCCAGACGGCAACCCAATCACAACTGACACGGTTACTGGCAAGGGCGGACAGCCAATTAACTACGACCAAACCAAGACGATCACCGAGCTGGAGAACAAGGGTTACGATGTTACGAACATTACTAACCCAACGACCGGTCAAAACTTCGACAATAACCCATCCGTCGATCAAACCTACACCGTTACGGTTAAACACGGCACAGCCCAGCTTGGTCCAAACGACCAGCATGAGCCAGGTACACCAATTAACCCGAACGATCCAAACGGTCCTAAGTGGCCTGCCAAGGATACCTACAGCAAGGACTACACTTACACGGTTCACTTCGTCGGACCAAACGGCGAAACCTTAACCGGCGATAATGTTCAAACCTCAACTTGGACGCGGACTGTCACCGTTGATAAGGTCACTGGCAAAGTCATCAGTGGCACGGACTGGACGCCAAGTCAGAAGAAGTACAGCGATGTCCAAGTGCCAGTTGTCGATGGTTACTACACCACCCAAAAGACAATCACTGGACAACCGGCCGTTCAGAAGAATATTTCGACGACCGTTTCCTACCAGAAGCTGGGTCAAATTATTCCGGTTGATCAGAACGGCAAGCAGATTGGTACTGGTCAGACCTACCAGAATGATCCAAACGATCCGACTAAGATCGCTGAAAACCAGACTGTGCCATCCGTCAACGGCTACACGCCAACGAACAACACAGTCACGCCAACCGCTCCGGGCGAGAACACGACGGTCACCTATACGAAGAACGGTGATAATGGTTCAACGATTAATGGCGGTAACACCAATACTGGCCAGAACAACAATGGCACCACGAATGGTTCGTCGACGACCAACGGCGGCCAGAATACTAGTGGCACTACCAATGGTTCATCATCTACTAATAGTGATCAAACCACCAACGGTAATACGAGTTCTAATCAGAACACTACTGCGGAGCAAGGTACTAATAGCGGTACTTTCAATGGTAATGGCACTTACAATGGCAATACTGCTGGCAACGGTCAGACTGGTAACGGTGGTGGTTACGCCGGAACAGTTGCTAATGGATTGCAAGGCCAAGCCGCAAACACGGTCAGCGGCACTAGCAACGCTACTTCCGATGGTGGCAACAACATCACATTGCCACAGACGGGCAACGATGCCGACACTAGCGCCATCCTGGCTGCCGCCGGAATTGAGTTAGCAGGTGCGCTCGGCCTAGCTGGACTCGCTGCTAAAAAGAAGCGTGAAAACTAA
- a CDS encoding Rpn family recombination-promoting nuclease/putative transposase, translating to MVQSTSWEAQLQAASTKWEHLTLADDRMFGMVMEDNQICLEVLRRIFPQLNIQHVQQVETQKQVNTMLGVKAPRFDVYVRDDQKRTYILEMQVKNNHNLVSRARHYLDQADFELLKPGDDYKQFNDLPVYVVFFCDFDYYGLDFPDYSFDERCLRQLSLSSAPGRYKLFFNAKTSDFRDKIGLKGFLQLMYNERTPGDELAERIYEKMERIKRDPERRRIFMKYEMDLMDAKDEGVAIGLKNGEAIGLKKGRKQGRKQGIAQGRNEQQAKDILLMIKVLKNKHFSNETIEHDLMSSYGLSRQEAQKYMQ from the coding sequence ATGGTACAATCAACGAGTTGGGAAGCGCAACTCCAAGCCGCTTCGACCAAATGGGAGCACCTCACCCTAGCCGATGACCGGATGTTTGGGATGGTGATGGAGGACAATCAGATCTGTCTGGAAGTGTTGCGACGGATTTTCCCGCAGCTAAATATCCAACACGTCCAACAGGTTGAGACGCAAAAGCAAGTTAATACTATGCTGGGGGTGAAGGCGCCGCGTTTTGATGTTTATGTTCGTGATGATCAGAAGCGGACTTATATTTTAGAAATGCAGGTGAAAAACAATCACAACCTGGTCAGCCGGGCGCGGCATTACCTGGACCAGGCTGATTTTGAGCTCCTCAAACCGGGCGACGACTACAAGCAATTTAACGACTTGCCGGTCTACGTGGTTTTCTTCTGTGATTTTGATTACTATGGCCTGGATTTTCCAGATTATTCCTTTGACGAGCGCTGCTTGCGGCAACTGTCGCTGTCGTCGGCGCCGGGGCGCTACAAGCTCTTCTTTAACGCCAAAACATCTGATTTTCGTGATAAGATAGGGCTAAAGGGATTCCTCCAGCTGATGTACAATGAGCGGACGCCGGGAGATGAGTTAGCGGAACGAATTTACGAAAAAATGGAGCGGATCAAGCGCGATCCAGAAAGGCGGCGGATTTTTATGAAGTACGAAATGGATTTAATGGATGCTAAAGATGAAGGTGTGGCAATTGGCCTTAAAAATGGTGAAGCGATCGGGCTGAAGAAAGGTCGTAAACAAGGCCGCAAACAAGGAATCGCTCAAGGTCGCAATGAGCAGCAAGCCAAGGACATTCTTCTGATGATTAAGGTGTTGAAAAACAAGCATTTTAGTAATGAGACAATTGAGCATGATTTGATGAGCAGCTATGGCTTGTCACGGCAAGAAGCACAAAAATACATGCAATAA
- the gtfA gene encoding accessory Sec system glycosyltransferase GtfA, translated as MTVYNINLGIGWANSGIEYAQAYRVKLLERLKVPVKVVFSNMLLANNLEELTSNLGLHDDQIIWLYNFFTDVKIAPTTYQLAAFEQGLAPGFQKKGLPDGKQVQYDYRQAGKQLLITARLDDPQQQTIDQVSYSLNGRLLQRDFYSYVKYASEYYQGTAGKNYVVARDFYNEDGQPAYHQYYDQGHELYQFADGRVLANKDALYRAMLQQLDFQANDVIIMDRLDEDKELANGELFLENHGSAKLVVPIHAEHYSKVGTTSEHILWNNFYDYQFNHPQQIDAYLFATPQERDLFVRQQTQYGHSPVQAAAIPVGSLSKLHYSNGQRKKHALITASRLAPEKHLDWLVQAVALARHDISDVTLDIYGQGPEWEKLQKLIEQLDATDYIRLMGQHDLTTTYTRYAAYASASTSEGFGLSLLEAVGSGLPIVGFDVPYGNPTFIQNGQTGYLIPYDENAAAQEKWQNLAAGIVKLFNHPTLATFHQQAYLAAVPYLDANVVDKWQNFLRGLEDAKLN; from the coding sequence ATGACGGTTTACAATATTAACTTGGGAATTGGCTGGGCCAATAGCGGAATCGAATACGCCCAAGCCTACCGAGTGAAGCTTTTGGAGCGATTGAAGGTTCCGGTGAAGGTGGTCTTTTCCAACATGTTGCTTGCCAACAATCTGGAAGAACTGACCAGCAACCTCGGCTTACACGATGACCAGATCATCTGGCTCTATAATTTTTTTACGGACGTCAAAATTGCACCGACGACCTACCAACTTGCCGCTTTTGAGCAGGGACTAGCGCCGGGCTTTCAAAAGAAGGGCTTGCCGGATGGCAAACAGGTCCAATACGACTATCGCCAAGCAGGCAAGCAGCTTCTGATCACGGCCCGACTCGATGACCCACAGCAGCAGACCATCGACCAGGTCTCATACTCATTAAATGGTCGGCTCTTGCAGCGGGATTTCTATTCCTACGTCAAGTACGCTAGTGAATATTACCAGGGGACGGCGGGGAAAAATTACGTTGTGGCCCGTGACTTCTACAATGAAGATGGTCAGCCAGCCTATCACCAATACTATGATCAGGGGCACGAACTCTACCAATTCGCGGACGGGCGCGTGCTTGCAAACAAGGACGCCCTCTACCGGGCAATGCTGCAGCAGCTCGATTTTCAGGCCAATGACGTGATCATCATGGACCGGCTGGATGAAGATAAAGAGTTGGCCAATGGTGAGCTGTTCTTGGAGAATCACGGTTCCGCCAAACTGGTGGTCCCGATTCATGCCGAACACTACAGCAAGGTGGGGACGACCAGTGAGCATATCCTCTGGAATAATTTCTATGACTATCAGTTTAATCATCCCCAGCAGATTGATGCCTATTTATTCGCAACCCCGCAGGAGCGCGATTTATTTGTGCGCCAGCAGACCCAGTATGGTCACTCACCCGTCCAGGCGGCCGCGATTCCGGTTGGCAGCCTGAGCAAGCTCCACTACTCGAATGGTCAGCGCAAAAAGCACGCGCTCATCACCGCCTCGCGTCTGGCGCCGGAAAAGCACTTAGATTGGCTGGTTCAGGCGGTGGCCCTCGCCCGTCACGATATTTCCGACGTGACGCTGGATATTTACGGCCAGGGGCCTGAATGGGAAAAATTGCAAAAGCTGATTGAACAGCTGGACGCGACCGATTACATCCGCCTGATGGGGCAGCATGATTTGACCACGACTTACACCCGGTATGCGGCCTACGCCTCCGCTTCGACGAGCGAGGGCTTCGGGTTGAGCCTACTGGAGGCGGTCGGCTCCGGTTTGCCGATCGTGGGCTTCGACGTTCCTTATGGCAATCCGACCTTCATTCAAAACGGGCAAACCGGCTACCTGATCCCGTATGATGAAAACGCTGCCGCGCAGGAGAAGTGGCAAAACCTGGCGGCGGGGATCGTCAAGCTTTTTAACCACCCGACCTTGGCAACTTTCCACCAGCAGGCCTATTTGGCAGCTGTGCCGTACTTGGACGCCAATGTTGTTGATAAGTGGCAGAACTTTTTGAGGGGGCTGGAAGATGCTAAACTTAATTGA
- the gtfB gene encoding accessory Sec system glycosylation chaperone GtfB, translating into MLNLIEKFDPASRHFWESQRRAGLTIPTVVMHDNGFLPDEVDSPIKFFGRYDSQRPPLYFDRLPVPAYWRVVGDQQAAAIYQLSEKRADIVYWQPENRQRTVQLVQWRGRGGDILWVDHYNRHSYRFARTVYDHQQPTLRQYFAADGSTFLTINLLTGTVALIYQQHRHFFNDYVEFVRFYLELRGYPLDQILYNTLNESYRLALSLSAAGQDTLFWHEPVKGELPGNMVNLMQNQTRTRHIVFQRYRDWQRYRAQLTSSQVDFHYLGMVYPVKRQNQDRPRALIATNSDQLEQLTTLVQELPEVHFDIMAVTEMSAKLLAFRKFANVSLYPNVTDQQAARLWQAADFFLDINHGAEILQALRRAFEENQLILGFDSTLHAPQLVSPANVFAPKDAAKLAQQIRVALASPTRLQELLTEQRQLASAVTAEDYQQLFNIL; encoded by the coding sequence ATGCTAAACTTAATTGAAAAATTTGATCCGGCTTCCCGTCATTTCTGGGAATCCCAACGCCGTGCCGGCTTGACGATTCCGACAGTGGTCATGCACGATAACGGCTTCTTGCCGGATGAGGTCGATTCACCGATCAAGTTTTTCGGCCGTTATGATTCCCAGCGGCCGCCATTGTACTTTGACCGGTTGCCAGTGCCGGCATACTGGCGGGTCGTCGGTGATCAGCAGGCGGCGGCCATCTACCAGCTCAGCGAGAAGCGGGCAGACATCGTCTATTGGCAGCCAGAGAACCGTCAGCGGACCGTCCAGCTGGTGCAGTGGCGGGGGCGCGGCGGCGATATCTTATGGGTCGACCACTACAACCGCCACAGTTATCGCTTCGCCCGGACGGTTTACGACCATCAGCAGCCGACCCTGCGCCAGTACTTCGCTGCTGACGGGTCGACCTTTTTGACCATCAATCTCCTCACTGGCACCGTTGCGCTGATCTATCAGCAGCATCGACACTTCTTCAATGACTACGTTGAATTCGTGCGCTTCTATCTTGAGCTGCGTGGCTACCCGTTGGACCAGATCCTCTACAATACGCTCAACGAATCCTACCGACTGGCGCTGAGCCTCTCGGCGGCCGGTCAGGACACCCTCTTTTGGCACGAGCCGGTTAAGGGGGAGCTACCCGGCAATATGGTCAATTTAATGCAGAATCAAACGCGGACTCGACACATCGTCTTTCAGCGTTACCGCGACTGGCAGCGGTATCGGGCACAGCTAACGAGCTCCCAGGTTGATTTTCATTATTTGGGAATGGTCTATCCTGTCAAACGACAGAATCAGGACCGGCCCCGGGCCCTGATCGCCACCAATTCGGACCAGCTTGAGCAGCTAACGACTCTTGTTCAAGAACTGCCGGAGGTTCATTTTGACATCATGGCGGTGACCGAAATGTCGGCCAAGCTACTGGCCTTTCGGAAATTCGCCAACGTCAGCCTCTATCCAAATGTTACGGACCAACAGGCGGCGCGGCTCTGGCAGGCAGCCGACTTCTTCTTAGACATCAATCACGGTGCCGAGATTCTCCAGGCCCTGCGGCGCGCCTTTGAAGAGAACCAGCTGATCCTGGGCTTTGATTCGACGCTCCACGCCCCGCAGCTGGTATCACCGGCCAACGTTTTTGCGCCAAAGGATGCGGCCAAGCTGGCACAGCAGATTCGCGTGGCCCTAGCTTCGCCAACCCGTTTACAGGAACTCTTGACTGAGCAGCGACAGTTGGCGAGTGCCGTGACGGCAGAAGATTACCAGCAGCTTTTTAACATTTTATAA
- a CDS encoding PhoH family protein — MVEKNDEIEQEFRIDSPEIEVGILGPQDKFVSLIEQGMDVTINPFGDNLKVKGQEEDVKLTVDVFHALIDLLNQGIRIHSTDIVSAMKMAHRGTLEYFADLYSETIIKDRRGRAIRVKNFGQRQYVNAMKHNDITFGIGPAGTGKTYLAVAMAVAALKRGEVERIIITRPAVEAGESLGFLPGDLQEKVDPYLRPIYDALNDIFGADHTQRLMERGVIEIAPLAYMRGRTLDGAFIILDEAQNTTNAQMKMFLTRFGFGSKMVVNGDISQIDLKHGVRSGLVAAQRILQNVRSIKFVTFSAEDVVRHPVVARIIDAYEEATTKQQAAKKKAREDQTNGSDDLRSND, encoded by the coding sequence TTGGTAGAAAAAAACGATGAAATTGAACAGGAATTCCGGATTGACAGCCCGGAAATTGAAGTGGGGATTCTTGGCCCCCAGGACAAGTTTGTTAGCCTGATTGAGCAGGGGATGGACGTTACCATCAACCCGTTTGGCGATAATCTGAAGGTCAAGGGGCAAGAGGAGGACGTCAAATTAACTGTCGACGTCTTTCACGCCCTGATCGACCTGCTGAATCAGGGAATTCGGATTCACAGTACCGACATTGTCAGCGCCATGAAGATGGCCCACCGCGGGACCCTCGAATACTTCGCCGACCTGTACAGCGAGACGATCATCAAGGACCGGCGCGGCCGGGCAATTCGGGTGAAGAACTTCGGTCAGCGCCAATACGTCAACGCGATGAAGCACAACGACATTACCTTTGGGATCGGACCGGCCGGAACCGGGAAGACCTACCTAGCCGTCGCCATGGCGGTGGCCGCCCTCAAACGCGGGGAGGTCGAACGGATTATCATCACCCGGCCGGCGGTTGAGGCCGGGGAGAGCCTTGGTTTCCTGCCGGGGGACCTCCAGGAAAAGGTCGACCCCTACCTGCGGCCAATCTACGACGCCTTAAACGACATCTTTGGTGCCGATCACACCCAGCGCCTGATGGAACGGGGCGTGATCGAAATTGCACCGCTTGCCTACATGCGGGGCCGGACGCTCGACGGGGCCTTCATCATCCTCGACGAAGCCCAGAACACGACCAACGCCCAGATGAAGATGTTCCTGACCCGGTTTGGCTTTGGCTCCAAGATGGTGGTCAACGGGGACATCTCCCAGATTGACCTCAAGCACGGCGTCCGCAGCGGACTGGTGGCGGCCCAGCGAATTCTGCAGAACGTCCGCTCAATTAAGTTCGTGACCTTCAGCGCCGAGGATGTCGTCCGGCACCCAGTCGTTGCCAGGATCATCGACGCCTACGAGGAAGCGACGACCAAGCAGCAGGCAGCAAAGAAGAAGGCAAGGGAGGACCAGACCAATGGATCTGACGATTTACGATCAAACGACTGA
- the ybeY gene encoding rRNA maturation RNase YbeY, translating to MDLTIYDQTTDGISEEQRELINKLLQFAANKLGLADSTEMSVTLMNNPAIKKLNAEYRNVDRATDVLSFAAEENGDETPIIMDPELAAELSVNLGDLFISVDKVAEQAKFLGHSTERELGFLVVHGFLHLNGYDHVQPEDEKKMFSLQREILDEYGLQR from the coding sequence ATGGATCTGACGATTTACGATCAAACGACTGACGGGATCAGCGAGGAACAGCGTGAATTAATTAACAAGCTGCTCCAGTTTGCGGCGAACAAACTCGGCCTGGCGGACAGCACCGAGATGTCCGTGACCCTGATGAATAACCCGGCCATCAAGAAACTGAACGCCGAATACCGTAACGTTGACCGCGCTACCGACGTGCTGAGCTTTGCGGCCGAAGAAAACGGCGACGAGACACCGATCATCATGGACCCGGAGCTGGCGGCCGAATTGTCAGTCAACCTCGGTGATCTTTTCATTTCCGTTGACAAGGTGGCCGAACAGGCGAAGTTCCTCGGCCACTCCACCGAGCGGGAACTTGGCTTTTTAGTGGTCCACGGTTTCCTGCACCTGAACGGCTACGATCACGTTCAACCGGAAGACGAAAAGAAGATGTTTAGCCTGCAGCGGGAGATTCTCGATGAGTATGGACTCCAACGATAA
- a CDS encoding diacylglycerol kinase family protein, with amino-acid sequence MDSNDKHQVTKNRHLLQAMGHAFDGIVAMLRDERNMRFHVLAAVLAVMVGWWLKISTEDWLWILLVIFLVLAAEFLNTVTEAITDLLVGHHYDINVKKAKDVAAGGVLLAALFAVAVGAIIFVPRLLVLIR; translated from the coding sequence ATGGACTCCAACGATAAGCACCAGGTTACGAAGAACCGCCACCTGCTTCAGGCGATGGGGCACGCCTTTGACGGTATTGTCGCCATGCTGCGGGACGAACGCAACATGCGTTTCCACGTCCTGGCGGCGGTCTTGGCCGTGATGGTCGGCTGGTGGCTGAAGATTAGTACGGAAGACTGGCTCTGGATCTTGTTGGTGATTTTCCTGGTTCTGGCCGCCGAATTTTTGAACACGGTCACCGAGGCGATCACCGACCTGCTCGTGGGCCATCATTACGATATTAACGTTAAAAAGGCCAAGGACGTGGCCGCCGGCGGAGTTCTGCTGGCGGCACTCTTTGCCGTGGCGGTCGGGGCAATCATTTTTGTTCCCCGACTGCTTGTACTTATAAGATAG